AGCGGGCGGCGATCCGGCGGCGGATGGCGGCCTCGGCGGCGCGGTCGGCTTCGGTGACGGGGTCGAAGGCGCCGGGGACGCCCTTGTCTTCCTGAGCGAAGGCGCCCCGGAAGAAGGGCAGGGCGACGCGCGCAGCCTCACGCGACAGTTCGACGGCGAAGGATTCCAGCTCGGTCATAGGGCCCGGATACACGGTCCTGGGACGCGGGGCGAGGCTGGTGGCGCCGGGCTGGGGGCGAGCGTCAGGCGGCGTTGAGCGTCGGGTGCAGGGCGGAGGTCGGCAGAGCGGCGGGCTCGGCGGACAGGCCGTCGTAGAAATAGGTGACGGGGGTTTCCAGCGCTTCGGCCAATTCCCACAGACGGGCGGCCGACAGGCGGTTGGCGCCGCATTCATATTTCTGGATCTGCTGGAAACGGACGCCCACCCGATCGCCCAGCTGTTGCTGCGTCAGGCCCAGAAGACGGCGACGTCGGCGCAGGCGACGACCCAGGTGCAGATCGATCTCGGCGGCCATGACCTTCTCCCCATCTTTAGATGTTGTGCCGGTTCGGCACGTGGCGAGGGAGGTCTCGCAAACGGCGTGCCGACTTCCCCTCAGCGGGGAAGGCGTACGACATGAGGCAACCGCCGCGGCGTACGCGCATTAACGGCCAAGGCAGACAGCCTTTTCAGGAAGGAAGAAACATGGGTGGATTTGGATTCATCGCCTGGATCATCATCGGCATCGTCGCCGGATGGCTGGCGGAGAAGATCATGAAGCGGGAACACGGCCTGCTGACCAATCTGATCGTCGGCGTGGTCGGCGCGCTGATCGGCGGGTTCCTGGCCAATAATCTTTTGGGCGTGGACGCGGCCGGCAATTGGATCGTCGGCATCTTGGTCGCCACGATCGGCGCCGTGGTGCTGCTGTTCCTGCTGGGCCTGGTGAAGCGACGGGCCTAACCGCCGGTCGCACCATCACGGACTGAGGGGCGGCCCGACGGGCCGCCCCTCTTGTCGTGCGACAGACGCTTAGTCAGGACTGTCGGTCGGCTCCTCGCCAGTCGGCTGATCGCCGGTCGGCTCGTCGCCGGTCTGCGCATCAGCCGGGGCGGCGTCCGGCGTGGCGTCCGGCGTCGGCTCGGCCGTATCCGAAGCAATCGGCGCGGCCGACTGGACATCCGAAGCGCTGGCGTCGACAACGATGTCAGCGCCGTCCTGGCGGATGCCGGCCAGCGGCACCGGGCGGACCTGGCCGTCGGCGGTGCGGACCGTCAGTTCCTGGCCGTTGGCGCCGTTCTGAACGCCGACCAGCTTGCCGATCTCGGAGCCGTCGCCGCTCTTGACGGTGGAGCCCGGGGTCAGGGTCAGGCTCTGGGGTTGAGCCGCGGCCGCCTCAGCGGGAGCCGGCTCGGGCGTCTGCGGCGTCGTGGCGTCCTGGGCGAAAGACGGGGCGGCGATGAACAGGGCGCCGGCGATGCCGGTCAGCAGGGCGGTCTTGCGGATCATGAGAAACTCCTGGAATGGCGAGCTCGGCGCTCGCGAAAAAATGAACCCGCGTGATCCAGGATGGTTTCGCCTGCCCTGAAATGACCTTTTACCGGCCGCAAACGGCCGATTCTTGCTCGATGGAGGGCGGTTGACCAAGTCTGGCGCAAAACACGACCCCTTGCGCATAACGCGGCGACTGGGCGGGTTGGCCTATGAGCTGACCCCGCAAATCTTCGCGGCGGCCACCTTTCTGCTGGGGGCAGTGATGCTGCTGACCGCGGTGACCCCCGCCTTTAACGAAAAACTCAGCGCGCTGGGCCGGTTCTATCCGCCGCTGCTGATCGACTTGTCGCACTTCGCCGCCAGCGTGACGGGCTTCGTCCTGCTGCTGATCTCGGCGGGGCTGTGGCGACGGCGGCGCGGCGCCTATTACGCGGCGCTGGCGTTCCTTCTGGTCGGGGCGGTCTTCTCGCTGCTGAGAGGACTGGACTGGCTCCAGGCGATCGAACTGACGTTGGCGGCGGCTCTGCTGACGCCATGCCGGGCGGCCTTCAACCGCCGGTCGCGCCTGGGCGAGCCGCTGCGGCCGGGGTGGCTGCTGATGCTGGCGGCGGCGGTGGCGGCCATGATTTGGCTGGGCTTCTTCGCCTACCGCGACACCGCCTATACGGACGAGCTGTGGTGGACCTTCCTGGTCGACAAGCAGGCGTCGGGCTTCCTGCGCGCCGGGGCGGTGCTGGCGCTGCTGACCCTGGCGGTGGCCATACGCTCGCTGACGACGGCGCCGGGCGCCCGCACCCACGGCCCCGCCGCCCCGGAAGAGATCGAACGCGCCCGGCAGGCGTTGGAGAGCGCCGAGGCGGCCGCTCCCGAGGCGGAACTGGCCCTGTTGGGCGACAAGGCTCTGCTGTTCAGTCCGTCTGGCCGCAGCTTCATCGCCTATCGCGTGCGGGGCCGCCGCTGGATCGCCATGGGCGAGCCGGCGGGCCTGGCGGCGGAACGGCTGGAACTGCTGTGGGCCTTCGCCCAGCTGGCCGACAGCTACGGCGGGGCGGCGGTCTTCTATTCGGTCGGCGAAGGGCTGCTGGCGGACCTGGCGACCCTGGGGCTGGCGGTCCGCAAGGTGGGCGAGGCCGCCGTGATCGACACCGCTCGCTTCACGACCGAGGGCAAGGGCAAGCAGAACCTGCGCACCGCCGTCAACCGCGCCGAACGCGAGGGCGCCGGTTTCGAAGTGGTCCCGCCCGGCGCGGCGCGCGGGCTGGAGCCCGAACTGCGCGCCGTGTCGGACGCCTGGCTGAGGCATCACAACGGCTCGGAAAAAACCTTTTCGCTCGGCCGGTTCGATATCGACTATCTGGACCGCCAGCCCCTGGCCCTGGTGCGCGAAAACGGCCGCATCGTCGCCTTCGCCAATCTGTTGCGCGGGGCGGGCGGCGGCGAGGTGATGATCGACCTGATGCGCTATGATCCCGACGGGCCGAACGGGGTGATGGACTTTCTGTTCACGCGCACCGCGCAGTGGGCGCGCGACCAGGGGGTGGCGCGGCTGGATCTGGGCATGGCGCCCCTGTCGGGCCTCGAGGATCGGCGGACGGCCCCCGTCTTCGCCCGCGTCGGGGCCCTGGTGTTCGAGGAGGGCGGCGCCGTCTACGGCTTTCAGGGCCTGCGCGCCTACAAGGCCAAGTTCGACCCCGTCTGGCGGCCGGTGTTCATCGCCGCGCCGCCCAGCACGCCCTTGCCTCTGGCCCTGTTGGACGTGGCCCTGCTGACCAGCGGCGGCTGGCGGGGGCTGTTGGGGCTGAAGCGGTAGCGCCTCCGTCATCCCGGACGCCCCGCAGGGGTGGCTCGCAGGGCGATAGGCCCAAACTAAAAAAGGCGGCCCTTGCGAGCCGCCTTTCTCATTTCGACAATGTCGGCGCAGATCAGTCGGCGCGGACGCGCTTCTTGCGGAAGGAGGGGTTCAGGACCTCCTTGCGCAGGCGGATCGACTTGGGCGTGACCTCGACCAGTTCGTCTTCCTCGATATAGGCGATGGCCTGCTCCAGGCTCATCTTGCGCGGCGGGGTCAGGCGCACGGCCTCGTCCTTGCCCGAGGCGCGGACGTTGGTCAGCTGCTTGCCCTTGATCGGGTTGACGTCCAGGTCGTCGGAGCGGCTGTTCTCGCCGATGATCATGCCCTGATAGGTCTTCTCGCCGGCGCCGACGAACATGACGCCGCGGTCTTCCAGGTTCCACAGGGCGAAGGCCGCCGTGTCGCCGTCCGAGTTCGACACCAGCACGCCCTTCAGGCGGCCTTCGATGGCGCCCTTGTGCGGCTCATAGTGGGAGAAGACGCGGTTCAGAACGCCCGAGCCGCGCGTGTCGGTCAGGAACTCGCCCTGATAGCCGATCAGCGAGCGCGACGGGCACTTCAGCTGGATGCGGGTCTTGCCGGCGCCCGAGGGGCCCATGTCGGTCAGCTCGGCCTTGCGGGCCGACAGCTTCTCGATGACCACGCCCGAGAACTCGTCGTCCACGTCGATGACGACGTCTTCGATCGGCTCCATGCGCTCGCCGTTCTCGCCGGTCTGATAGACCACGCGCGGCCGGCTGATCGACAGCTCGAAGCCTTCGCGGCGCATGTTCTCGATCAGCACGCCCAGCTGCAGTTCGCCGCGGCCGGCGACTTCATAGGCGTCGGAGTCCGGCGTCTGGGTGATGCGGATGGCGACGTTGGCCTCAGCTTCCTTCAGCAGGCGGTCGCGGATGACGCGCGACTGCACCTTGTCGCCTTCGCGGCCGGCCAGGGGGCTGTCGTTCACGCCCACGGTCATCGAGATGGTCGGCGGGTCGATCGGCAGGGCGTCCAGCGGGGTGTCGACGTCCAGCGCGCAAAGGGTGTCGGCCACGGTGGCCTTGGACATGCCGGCGATGGCGACGATGTCGCCCGCCTCGACGCCCTCGTCGATCGGCTGGCGCTTCAGGCCGCGGAAGGCCAGCACCTTGGTGATGCGGCCCTGTTCGATGGTCTTGCCGTCACGCGACAGGGCCTTGATGGCCATGCCCGGAACCGCCTTGCCCGAGTGGATGCGGCCGGTCAGCAGGCGGCCCAGGAAGGGGTCGCTTTCGATCAGGACGTTCAGGATCTTGAACGGCTCGTTGACGCGCGCCTGGGCCTCGGGAGCCGGGACGTGGTCGACGATCAGGTCGTACAGCGGGTGCAGGTTGTCGTTCGGCTGGGCCAGGTCCAGCGTCGCCCAGCCCGAACGGCCCGAGGCGTAGATGACCGGGAAGTCCAGCTGCTCGTCCGTGGCGCCCAGGGCGGCGAACAGGTCGAAGGTCTCGTTCAGCACCCGGTCCGGATCGGCGTGGGCGCGGTCGACCTTGTTGATGCACAGGATGGGACGCAGGCCCATCTTCAGCGCCTTGGTCAGCACGAACTTGGTCTGGGGCATGACGCCCTCTTCGGCGTCGACCAGCAGGACGCAGCCGTCCACCATGCCCAGGATGCGCTCGACCTCGCCGCCGAAGTCGGCGTGGCCGGGGGTGTCGATGATGTTGATGCGCGTCTCGCCCGCCTTGCCGTTCCACTGGATCGACGTGCATTTGGCCAGGATGGTGATGCCGCGCTCGCGCTCCTGATCGCCGGAGTCCATGACGCGCTCGGTCGTGGCCTCATTGGCGCGGAACAGGCCCGACTGGGCCAGCAGGGCGTCCACCATGGTCGTCTTGCCATGGTCGACGTGGGCGATGATAGCGACGTTACGAAGGTTCATATCGGGCTCGGGCGGACTGTGTTCGGTCACGGATAGGCCGCGCCGCTGCAAGAAGATTGCAGAAAAGGGAAGGGTTCGGGGCGCCTCTTACAGGGATGCGGGCCAAAACGCCAGTCCGGTGCGCGTTCAGCCGATCAACCCAGCGGGATGAGGGCGATCACCGCCAGCGCCAGCAAGCCGATCAGCAGGGCCGACAGGGCGGCGACGGCGGCCACGCGCGGCCCGGCCCGGACCACGGCGCGCGGGTCGACCATCAGCCCCAGCGCGGCCATGGCGCTCAGCGTCAGGGCCGAGACCGAGACCTGCAGCGGCTGCAGGATCGCCGCGGGCAGCCAGCCCAGGGAGCGGGCGGCCATCAGGGCCAGGAAGACCAGGATGAACCAGGGCGCCATCTGGTGCAGCTTGGGCCCGCGCCCGCCTGCGGCCTGTTTCGACCGCATCAGGCCCAGCACCAGACAGACCGGCCCCAGCATCAGCACGCGCACCAGCTTGACCACGGCGCCGGTCTGGACCGCGGCCAGGCCGGCGGGCGCGGCGGCGGCCAGCACCTGCGGCACGGCGTAGACGGTCAGACCCGCCAGCACCCCGACGCGCGTGGCGTCATAACCCATCAGCGCGCCGACCACGGGGACCAGCAGCACCACGGCGATGCCCAGAACGGCGGTGAAGCCGATGGCGGCGGCGACATCCTGTCCCTCGGCCTCGATGACGGGGGCGACGGCGGCGATGGCCGAGTTGCCGCAGATGGCGTTGCCGCAGGCGACCAGCAGGGCCATGGCGTGCGGCAGGCCGAAGGCTCGGCCCAGGGCGTAGCCGCCAAGGATGGCCAGGGCGACGACGCCGACGATGGCCAGCAGCAGCCACGGCCCCAGCGCCGCGACGGCCGCGCCGGAGACGGTGGCGCCCAGCAGCGCGACCGCAACCTCCAGCAGGGTCTTGGCGCTGAAGCTGACGCCGGGCGCCCACAGCGACGATGGCGTCCACACCAGCCGCAGGGCCGCCCCGATCAGGATGGCGAGCACCAGACCCTCGATCCACGCCTGCCCGAACAGGCGCGCCTCGAACAACTGAAGGCCGAAGGCGACGGCGCCGATGGCGGCGGACAGGGCCACGCCCGGCAGCAGGCGCAGCGGGCCGGTCAGGCGGCGAGAGGCGGCGGCGGGGTCGAGGGCGACGGTCATGCCCTCCTTATCGGCTCTGTCTTATGATCGATCCAACGCGTAGTTATGGACTTAACGATCAATATATCTGATCAATCGCGCATGACGCTGGAACAGCTCCGCATCTTCGTCGCCGTGGCCGAGCGGCTGCATATGACCCGGGCGGCCGAGGCGCTGCATCTGACCCAGTCGGCGGTCAGCGCGGCGGTTCAGGCGCTGGAGACGCGGCACGGGACGCGGCTGTTCGACCGGGTCGGACGGGGGCTGGCGCTGAATGCGGCGGGGACGGCGTTTCTGCCGGAAGCCAAGGCGGTGCTGGCGCGGGCCGAGGCGGCCGAGCGGCTGTTGGACGAACTGGCGGGGATGAAACGCGGGTCGGTGCGGCTGTTCGCCAGCCAGACCATCGCCGCCTATTGGCTGCCGCCGCGCATGGCCGCCTTCGCCCAGAGCCATCCGGGCGTGGAGCTGCATCTGTCGATCGGCAACACCCATCGCGTGGTCGAGGCTGTTCTGGGCGGCGAGGCGGAACTGGGCTTGATCGAGGGCGCCGAGGATGCGCCGCGTCTCGAGCGGACCCGCATCGGCGCCGACCGGCTGATCGTGGTGGCGGCGCCGGATCATCCGCTGGCCGGACGCGAGGCGGCGCTGGCGGCGGCGGACCTGAAAGCGCTGGACTGGGCCTTGCGCGAGCCGGGCTCGGGCACCCGCAGCGAGTTCGAGGCGGCTCTGCCGCGCGGTATGGCCGCGGCCGACCTGAAAACGGCGCTGGTGCTGCCGTCCAATGAAGCCATCCTGACGGCGGTGGCGGCCGGGGGCGGCGCCGGCGGCGGACTGGTCACCGCCATCTCGGAACTGGCCGCCCGGCCCCTGATCGAAGCGGGGCGGCTGGTCCGTCTGCCGCTCGACTTGCCCGAGCGGCCCTTTTATCGCCTGCGGCACCGCGAGCGCGGCGCCAGTCGAGCGGCGGAAGCGTTCGCCGCCGCCCTCTAGTTCGGCTTAGACCTTGGCGGCGCGGCGGCGCACCCAGGCGTACAGGGCGTAGGTCAGGCCTGCAAAGGCGATCAGCCCCGCCCACATGGCCGGCCAGCCGCTGTCGGCCGGCAGCAGGGCGAACGGCGCCTCGTTCTTGGCGCTGACGATGACGGCGGCGGTGAAGACGCCGAACAGGCTCTCGCCCACGATCAGGCCGGACGCCAGCAGCACGCCCATGCGGCGCGCCACGTCGGCGTAGCGGGTCGACTTCACCGCCCGGTCGTACAGCCAGCCGCAGACGGCGCCGACCACCAGCATGGTGGTGACGGCCGCAGGCAGATAGACGCCGATGCCGGCGGCCAGCGGCGGCAGCTTGATCTTGTCGTTCGTGGTGCGGCGCAGGACGACGTCGAGGATGATGACCAGAACGCCGACCACGGCGCCGATGCCGATCAGGTCCCAGCGCAGGTCGCCCGAGATGACGCCCTTGGCCAGGGCCGAAATCAGGGTGGCCTGGGGCGCGGCCAGGGTCTGCGAGCCTTGCACGATGGCGGGCGGGCCGCCCTCGAAGCCGAAGGCCTGGTTCATCATGTCCAGCACGAAGGGGATGACCAGCGCGCCGGCCACCACGCCGACCAGCAGGGCCGTCTGCTGACGCCAGGGGGTGGCCTCGACCAGTTGGCCGGTCTTCAGGTCCTGCAGGTTGTCGTTGGCGATGACGGCCACGGCGAAGACGATGGCGGTGACGATCAGGGCGAAGGCGATCACGGACGGATCAGCGGGCACCCCCGCCACGGCCAGCACGCCCAGCATCAGCAGCGACGCGATGATGATGGCCAGGATGCCGACGCCCGACACCGGGCTGTTCGACGAGCCGATCAGCCCGGCCATATAGCCGCAGATGGCCGCCACGGCGAAGCCGATGACCACGACATAGACCAGGCCGCCGATGACCAGCAGCGGCGCCGAACCGGCCAGAGACGTGCCCTGGGCCACGACCGCCAGCAGCACGGCGATGCCGACCAGGGCGGCGACGGACAGCAGGCCGACGATCTTGATGGGGATGTCCTGCTCGGTCAGCTCCAGCGTCTCGCCGTGGGCGCGGCGCGACTGGGCCGAGACGGCCGAGGCCAGGCCTGCGACCAGCGGCTTGGCCAGCTTGGCCAGCGTCCACAGGGCGGCCACGCCGATGACCCCTGCGCCGATGAAGCGGACTTCGCGCGCCCAGACGGTCATGGCCAGGCCTTCCGCTCCGGCGTCGGCCGGGACGGAGGCGGCGACCGACGGCAGGCCGTGGGCGGCGGCCCAGGCTGCGAACTCGGGCGAGGTCAGGATGGGCACGAAGATCAGCCAGGCCAGAACCAGGCCGAACAGCTGCGTCAGGCCGACGGCCAGGCCGATCAGGTGGCCGGCGCCCAGCAGGGCGAACTGCATGGAGAAGCCGACGCCGGTGGCTCCGCCGCCCAGGGCGGCCGGAAGGCGCAGGAAGGCGGCCGTCTCGGCCGCAAAGACCCGCGCGGCGGCCAGGAAGCCGAAGACCGCCGAGGCGATCGCCCCGCCGATGACCACGAACAGGCCCGAACGGTTCTCGCGCACGGCCTCTTCGGTCTGTTCAGCGCCGGGCGAGCCGACCTTGAGCACCTCGGCGGCGGCGACGCCTTCGGGGTAGGGCAGGCCGCCCTGAACGACCAGGGTGCGGCGCAGCGGGATGGAGAAGGTCACCCCGAGCACGCCGCCGAGGATGCAGATCATCACCGATTCCCAGAACGGGAAGTCCATCCACCAACCGATCATGACCAGGCCGGGAAGGACGAAGATGATCGAACTCATGGCGCCGCCGACCGAGGCGACGGTCTGGACGGTCATGTTCTCCCAGATGGTCGAGCCGCGGAACGCCCGCAGCAGGGCCATCGAAATGACCGCCGCCGGAATGGCCGAGGCGAAGGTCAGGCCGACCTTCAGCCCCAGATAGGTGTTGGCCGCCGTAAAGACCGCCGCCAGCAAACAGCCCAGGATCAGGGCGCGTATGGTCAGTTCGATGCGTTTGCCGGTTCCGGCGGGCGTGTCCGTCATGCGGGGCTCTTTTTCCGTTGTTGCGCGGAGGTAAGCCCGAAAGCGGCCTCGTGACAACGGGGGCTGCGCATCCCGACTGCGCGGCGATGACGGGATGACACTTCGGAACGAATACGGCACAACCCCCGCCATGTTCGACCCTCGCCCGACCGACGCCGCCTTTCCGACCCTGGACGAGGCGCGGACGCTGCTGGAGCGGGTCTGGGGCCATGCGGATTTTCGGGGCCTGCAGGCCGACGTGATCCAGGAGGTGCTGGCCGGACGCGACGTGATGGCCGTGCTGCCGACCGGCGGCGGCAAGAGCGTCTGTTATCAGGTGCCCGCCATCCTGCGGCCCGGCGTGGGTCTGGTCGTGTCGCCGCTGATCGCCCTGATGACCGATCAGGTCGAGGCGCTGAAACAGCAGGGGGTGGCCGCCGCGCGTCTGGATTCGGGCCTGACGATGGACGAGCGCTCCGCCGTGTGGCGGGCGGCGCGGGCGGGGGAGCTGGACCTGCTCTACGTCTCGCCCGAGGGGCTGGCGTCGGGCGCCATGCTGGACCGGCTGGCCGAGCTGCCGATCAGCCTGATCGCCATCGACGAGGCGCACTGCGTGTCTCAGTGGGGCCATGACTTCCGGCCCGATTACCGCACCCTGGGCCGACTGGCCGAGATCTTCCCCGGCGTGCCGCGGATCGCGGTGACGGCGACCGCCGACGCCCGCACGCGCGACGACATCCTGGCCTCGTTGCGGCTGGGCGAGGCTCGGGTCTTCGTCGACAGCTTCGCCCGGCCCAATCTTCAGCTATCGGCCGAACGCAAGGTCAACGGCTCGCGCGCCCGCACCGACGCCGCCGTCATCGAACTGGTGCGCGAGCGGCGGGGCAAGTCGGGCGTGGTCTATTGCGGCAGCCGCGACGGCTGCGAGCGGGTGGCCGACGCCCTGAGGGACGCCGGAAGCAACGCCATCGCCTATCACGCCGGTTTCGACGCCCGCGAGCGCGACCGGCGGCTGGAGCGTTTCTTGGCCGAGGACGGCGCCGTCATGGTCGCGACCATCGCCTTCGGCATGGGTGTGGACAAGCCGGACGTGCGCTTCGTCATCCACGCCGATCCGCCCGGTTCTCTGGAGGCGTACTGGCAGGAGATCGGCCGCGCGGGGCGCGACGGCGAACCGGCCGAGGGCATCACGCTTTACGGCCCGTCCGACATCGCTTGGTCCCTGCGTCGCCTTGAGGGGCGGCCGATGGCCGAGGAGGTCAAACAGGTCCAGACCCGCAAGGTGCGCCAGCTGTTCGCCATGCTGGACGGCGCGACCTGTCGGCCCCAGGCTGTGCGTCGCTATTTCGGCGAGCAGGACGCCCAGCCGTGCGGCGTCTGCGATATCTGCGGCGACCCGCCCGCCACCTTTGACGCCGTGGTGCCGGCGCAGAAGGCGCTGGCGGCGGTCCAGCGTCTGGGCGAACGCTTCGGCCGGACGCGCGTCGTCGATCACCTGCTGGGCAAGACCAAGGACGTCCAGCCGTGGGAGGCGGGGCTGTCGACCTGGGGCATCGGCGCCGACCTGTCGCTGGCCACCTGGCGCGACGTGATCGACCATCTTTTGTTCGAGGGCCTGCTGGTCGAGGACCCCAACGACGGCAAGCCGATCATTCGTCTGGGCGAGGCGCAGGCCGTGCGGGCCGTATATCGCGGGGAGCGGCCGGTGCGGGTGCGTCAGGCGCCGATCCGGGCCGTGGCGTTGGACAAGCCGCGCCGCAACGCCGGGCGCAATCTGGCGGTCGAGGGGCTGGACGCGGATGTGCGCGCCCGTTTCGAGGCCCTGCGCGCCTGGCGCCGCGACCGCGCCATCGAGCAGCGCGTGCCGCCCTATGTCATCTTCCAGGACAAGACCTTG
Above is a window of Brevundimonas naejangsanensis DNA encoding:
- a CDS encoding GlsB/YeaQ/YmgE family stress response membrane protein is translated as MGGFGFIAWIIIGIVAGWLAEKIMKREHGLLTNLIVGVVGALIGGFLANNLLGVDAAGNWIVGILVATIGAVVLLFLLGLVKRRA
- a CDS encoding LysR family transcriptional regulator — protein: MTLEQLRIFVAVAERLHMTRAAEALHLTQSAVSAAVQALETRHGTRLFDRVGRGLALNAAGTAFLPEAKAVLARAEAAERLLDELAGMKRGSVRLFASQTIAAYWLPPRMAAFAQSHPGVELHLSIGNTHRVVEAVLGGEAELGLIEGAEDAPRLERTRIGADRLIVVAAPDHPLAGREAALAAADLKALDWALREPGSGTRSEFEAALPRGMAAADLKTALVLPSNEAILTAVAAGGGAGGGLVTAISELAARPLIEAGRLVRLPLDLPERPFYRLRHRERGASRAAEAFAAAL
- a CDS encoding phosphatidylglycerol lysyltransferase domain-containing protein, with product MRITRRLGGLAYELTPQIFAAATFLLGAVMLLTAVTPAFNEKLSALGRFYPPLLIDLSHFAASVTGFVLLLISAGLWRRRRGAYYAALAFLLVGAVFSLLRGLDWLQAIELTLAAALLTPCRAAFNRRSRLGEPLRPGWLLMLAAAVAAMIWLGFFAYRDTAYTDELWWTFLVDKQASGFLRAGAVLALLTLAVAIRSLTTAPGARTHGPAAPEEIERARQALESAEAAAPEAELALLGDKALLFSPSGRSFIAYRVRGRRWIAMGEPAGLAAERLELLWAFAQLADSYGGAAVFYSVGEGLLADLATLGLAVRKVGEAAVIDTARFTTEGKGKQNLRTAVNRAEREGAGFEVVPPGAARGLEPELRAVSDAWLRHHNGSEKTFSLGRFDIDYLDRQPLALVRENGRIVAFANLLRGAGGGEVMIDLMRYDPDGPNGVMDFLFTRTAQWARDQGVARLDLGMAPLSGLEDRRTAPVFARVGALVFEEGGAVYGFQGLRAYKAKFDPVWRPVFIAAPPSTPLPLALLDVALLTSGGWRGLLGLKR
- a CDS encoding YeiH family protein → MTVALDPAAASRRLTGPLRLLPGVALSAAIGAVAFGLQLFEARLFGQAWIEGLVLAILIGAALRLVWTPSSLWAPGVSFSAKTLLEVAVALLGATVSGAAVAALGPWLLLAIVGVVALAILGGYALGRAFGLPHAMALLVACGNAICGNSAIAAVAPVIEAEGQDVAAAIGFTAVLGIAVVLLVPVVGALMGYDATRVGVLAGLTVYAVPQVLAAAAPAGLAAVQTGAVVKLVRVLMLGPVCLVLGLMRSKQAAGGRGPKLHQMAPWFILVFLALMAARSLGWLPAAILQPLQVSVSALTLSAMAALGLMVDPRAVVRAGPRVAAVAALSALLIGLLALAVIALIPLG
- the typA gene encoding translational GTPase TypA: MNLRNVAIIAHVDHGKTTMVDALLAQSGLFRANEATTERVMDSGDQERERGITILAKCTSIQWNGKAGETRINIIDTPGHADFGGEVERILGMVDGCVLLVDAEEGVMPQTKFVLTKALKMGLRPILCINKVDRAHADPDRVLNETFDLFAALGATDEQLDFPVIYASGRSGWATLDLAQPNDNLHPLYDLIVDHVPAPEAQARVNEPFKILNVLIESDPFLGRLLTGRIHSGKAVPGMAIKALSRDGKTIEQGRITKVLAFRGLKRQPIDEGVEAGDIVAIAGMSKATVADTLCALDVDTPLDALPIDPPTISMTVGVNDSPLAGREGDKVQSRVIRDRLLKEAEANVAIRITQTPDSDAYEVAGRGELQLGVLIENMRREGFELSISRPRVVYQTGENGERMEPIEDVVIDVDDEFSGVVIEKLSARKAELTDMGPSGAGKTRIQLKCPSRSLIGYQGEFLTDTRGSGVLNRVFSHYEPHKGAIEGRLKGVLVSNSDGDTAAFALWNLEDRGVMFVGAGEKTYQGMIIGENSRSDDLDVNPIKGKQLTNVRASGKDEAVRLTPPRKMSLEQAIAYIEEDELVEVTPKSIRLRKEVLNPSFRKKRVRAD
- a CDS encoding OPT family oligopeptide transporter; this encodes MTDTPAGTGKRIELTIRALILGCLLAAVFTAANTYLGLKVGLTFASAIPAAVISMALLRAFRGSTIWENMTVQTVASVGGAMSSIIFVLPGLVMIGWWMDFPFWESVMICILGGVLGVTFSIPLRRTLVVQGGLPYPEGVAAAEVLKVGSPGAEQTEEAVRENRSGLFVVIGGAIASAVFGFLAAARVFAAETAAFLRLPAALGGGATGVGFSMQFALLGAGHLIGLAVGLTQLFGLVLAWLIFVPILTSPEFAAWAAAHGLPSVAASVPADAGAEGLAMTVWAREVRFIGAGVIGVAALWTLAKLAKPLVAGLASAVSAQSRRAHGETLELTEQDIPIKIVGLLSVAALVGIAVLLAVVAQGTSLAGSAPLLVIGGLVYVVVIGFAVAAICGYMAGLIGSSNSPVSGVGILAIIIASLLMLGVLAVAGVPADPSVIAFALIVTAIVFAVAVIANDNLQDLKTGQLVEATPWRQQTALLVGVVAGALVIPFVLDMMNQAFGFEGGPPAIVQGSQTLAAPQATLISALAKGVISGDLRWDLIGIGAVVGVLVIILDVVLRRTTNDKIKLPPLAAGIGVYLPAAVTTMLVVGAVCGWLYDRAVKSTRYADVARRMGVLLASGLIVGESLFGVFTAAVIVSAKNEAPFALLPADSGWPAMWAGLIAFAGLTYALYAWVRRRAAKV
- the recQ gene encoding DNA helicase RecQ — protein: MFDPRPTDAAFPTLDEARTLLERVWGHADFRGLQADVIQEVLAGRDVMAVLPTGGGKSVCYQVPAILRPGVGLVVSPLIALMTDQVEALKQQGVAAARLDSGLTMDERSAVWRAARAGELDLLYVSPEGLASGAMLDRLAELPISLIAIDEAHCVSQWGHDFRPDYRTLGRLAEIFPGVPRIAVTATADARTRDDILASLRLGEARVFVDSFARPNLQLSAERKVNGSRARTDAAVIELVRERRGKSGVVYCGSRDGCERVADALRDAGSNAIAYHAGFDARERDRRLERFLAEDGAVMVATIAFGMGVDKPDVRFVIHADPPGSLEAYWQEIGRAGRDGEPAEGITLYGPSDIAWSLRRLEGRPMAEEVKQVQTRKVRQLFAMLDGATCRPQAVRRYFGEQDAQPCGVCDICGDPPATFDAVVPAQKALAAVQRLGERFGRTRVVDHLLGKTKDVQPWEAGLSTWGIGADLSLATWRDVIDHLLFEGLLVEDPNDGKPIIRLGEAQAVRAVYRGERPVRVRQAPIRAVALDKPRRNAGRNLAVEGLDADVRARFEALRAWRRDRAIEQRVPPYVIFQDKTLVEIALQEPRGLDQLAVIPGVGAGKLDRYGPAVLEVLDAVA